The Paenibacillus tianjinensis genome has a window encoding:
- a CDS encoding GNAT family N-acetyltransferase, whose amino-acid sequence MEIKLLDPYTVCPIFDTGSFLLRLVQQEDAEDLLGCYSDPESIPLFNSDNCLYGFSMHLLDDMKATIEAWLAEYQARGFVRFSIIEQTFGKVIGTVEFFTRAVQSADGQHEAGILRLDLKSVYEREAALCEILELIESQFGEYFAFSSILTKAVPQAAARISVLHRLGYQRIEQSSDLPYDDYYIKEINTGS is encoded by the coding sequence ATGGAGATTAAGTTACTGGACCCTTACACCGTTTGTCCTATATTTGATACCGGTAGCTTTTTGCTAAGATTGGTACAGCAGGAGGATGCTGAAGATTTACTCGGGTGCTATTCGGACCCGGAGTCCATCCCCCTGTTTAACAGCGACAACTGTCTTTACGGCTTCAGCATGCACCTGCTGGATGATATGAAGGCCACTATTGAAGCCTGGCTCGCAGAATACCAGGCACGGGGATTTGTACGGTTCAGCATTATTGAGCAGACTTTTGGCAAGGTGATCGGGACGGTGGAGTTTTTTACCAGGGCAGTGCAATCCGCAGACGGACAGCATGAAGCCGGAATTTTGCGGCTTGATCTTAAATCCGTTTATGAACGGGAAGCAGCGCTTTGCGAGATTCTGGAGCTGATAGAGTCGCAGTTTGGCGAGTATTTTGCATTCTCCAGTATATTGACTAAGGCAGTGCCCCAGGCTGCGGCAAGAATCAGCGTTCTGCATCGTCTGGGTTATCAGAGGATAGAGCAAAGCTCCGATTTACCGTATGATGACTACTACATAAAAGAAATAAACACCGGATCGTAA
- a CDS encoding S8 family peptidase produces the protein MSDSKWVRHYAAKINKPLKRNIQHAKSLTKKPAAVPVIVQFKHKLTPARMQALQKHLGKHAFPVKHRLHLINAVSSRVSLQCLERICSCGEIGKVYLDDVKKATLNIATPSIGAAALQQTRGLTGKGINIAIIDTGVFPHPDLNRPVNRIIAFKDFINHRQRPYDDNGHGTHISGDAAGNGWVSKGKYKGPAPEAGIVGVKVLDKNGEGYDSTIIKGIEWCIANKQRLKLRILSMSFGGPVSNSAEEDLLVQAVEKAVKAGLTVVISAGNSGPRPRTVESPGISPSAITVGAVNDQRTIIQSDDRITFYSSHGPAPGGKVKPDIVAPGESITSLLAPGSSLARQMPGQRNGKLYFVLSGTSVSTPIVAGAAAQLLQLRPCLTPRQVKATLKKNTFRLGLKPNTAGSGEVNLRFLNCRSKRK, from the coding sequence ATGAGTGATTCGAAATGGGTACGGCATTATGCCGCCAAAATCAATAAACCGTTAAAGCGTAATATTCAGCATGCGAAGAGTCTGACTAAGAAACCTGCGGCAGTTCCCGTAATCGTACAGTTCAAACACAAATTAACACCGGCCCGGATGCAGGCATTACAAAAGCATTTAGGTAAACATGCCTTCCCGGTGAAACACCGGCTTCATCTAATCAACGCAGTGTCATCACGGGTTTCATTACAATGTCTGGAACGGATCTGCAGCTGCGGTGAAATAGGTAAAGTCTATCTGGATGATGTTAAGAAGGCCACTTTGAATATCGCTACCCCGTCAATCGGCGCAGCAGCGCTTCAACAAACACGGGGACTCACCGGAAAAGGGATCAATATTGCCATTATAGACACCGGCGTGTTCCCGCATCCCGATCTGAACCGGCCTGTTAACCGGATTATTGCGTTCAAGGATTTTATTAATCACCGGCAACGGCCATATGACGATAACGGACACGGCACACATATCTCCGGAGACGCCGCCGGGAACGGATGGGTAAGCAAAGGAAAGTATAAAGGACCTGCCCCGGAAGCAGGAATTGTGGGTGTCAAGGTGCTCGATAAAAACGGGGAAGGCTATGACTCTACCATTATTAAGGGGATCGAATGGTGCATTGCCAACAAGCAACGCTTAAAGCTGCGCATTCTGTCTATGTCCTTCGGCGGACCGGTAAGTAATTCAGCTGAGGAAGACCTGCTCGTCCAAGCGGTGGAGAAAGCGGTCAAGGCCGGACTGACTGTAGTCATCTCCGCCGGCAACAGCGGACCAAGGCCCCGGACGGTTGAATCTCCGGGAATCAGTCCCTCTGCAATAACGGTAGGCGCAGTGAACGACCAGCGGACGATCATCCAGAGCGATGACCGGATTACGTTCTACTCCAGCCACGGACCAGCGCCGGGCGGGAAAGTGAAGCCAGATATTGTGGCACCGGGCGAATCCATCACCTCACTGCTGGCTCCGGGCTCCAGCCTGGCCCGCCAGATGCCGGGTCAACGAAACGGCAAATTGTATTTTGTGCTGTCCGGCACTTCCGTCTCCACCCCGATCGTCGCGGGAGCCGCCGCGCAGCTGCTGCAGCTTCGCCCATGCCTGACTCCCCGGCAGGTTAAAGCCACCCTGAAGAAAAACACCTTCCGCCTCGGCCTGAAGCCGAACACCGCCGGCAGCGGTGAGGTAAATCTGCGGTTCCTGAACTGCCGGAGCAAAAGAAAATAA
- a CDS encoding FAD/NAD(P)-binding protein produces the protein MSLETLNERVKTDLSYLAYGGADWVIPLEHPEGHVYDVVIVGGGQSGLGAAFGLLRERISNIVIIDENPEGLEGPWETYARMVTLRTPKHLTSIDLGIPSLTFRAWWEAQAGPQGWEAIDKIPRGDWMNYLRWYRRVLGLPVINEVTLKLIEPGEDGIYRLHIGGAGAPSSQLLARKVVLATGIQGGGEWHVPELIAGNLPEHLYAHTSETIDFNALAGKRIGILGGGASAFDNANYVLSEGAAEAHVFVRREQLPNVNPIRQMELSGMIERFHTLGDADKYGVISHFFKYNQPPTNDTFARAAAWPGFSLHLGSPWLKVEEVENQAVVTTPKGEFAFDFLIVSTGLLSDPGLRPELRLVESHIARWSDCYQAPAEIANPLLDAHPYLSPGFALQSRDEEGKKLLHGLFVFNYSALASNGLSASAISGIRNAIPKLVGGVADQLFTDDRETILHSFYNYNEIEFTGEWLPVVPRPS, from the coding sequence ATGAGCCTTGAAACTTTAAACGAACGTGTGAAAACCGACCTTTCCTACCTCGCCTACGGCGGCGCGGATTGGGTGATTCCCCTGGAGCATCCGGAAGGGCATGTCTATGATGTCGTTATTGTGGGAGGCGGGCAAAGCGGACTGGGTGCGGCCTTTGGCCTCCTGCGTGAACGGATTTCCAATATTGTGATTATTGATGAGAATCCTGAGGGCCTCGAAGGACCTTGGGAAACCTATGCCCGGATGGTTACGCTGCGTACTCCTAAGCATTTGACGTCCATTGATCTGGGGATTCCTTCCCTGACCTTCCGTGCCTGGTGGGAGGCACAAGCCGGTCCGCAGGGCTGGGAAGCCATCGACAAAATTCCGCGCGGGGACTGGATGAATTATTTGCGCTGGTACCGCCGGGTGCTCGGACTGCCGGTCATCAATGAAGTGACACTGAAGCTGATTGAACCCGGGGAGGACGGAATCTACCGGCTTCATATTGGCGGGGCGGGGGCACCGTCCAGCCAGCTGCTGGCACGTAAGGTCGTGCTGGCTACCGGCATCCAGGGCGGCGGCGAATGGCATGTGCCCGAATTGATTGCCGGCAATCTGCCGGAGCACTTGTATGCTCACACTTCCGAAACCATTGATTTCAATGCACTGGCTGGCAAAAGAATAGGCATTCTCGGGGGCGGCGCTTCGGCATTTGACAATGCCAACTATGTGCTCTCGGAAGGTGCGGCAGAAGCCCATGTGTTCGTCCGCCGGGAGCAGCTGCCGAATGTGAATCCAATCCGCCAGATGGAACTCTCGGGGATGATCGAACGGTTCCATACGCTTGGAGATGCTGATAAATACGGGGTAATCTCGCATTTCTTCAAGTACAATCAGCCGCCGACGAATGATACCTTTGCCCGCGCAGCCGCGTGGCCGGGATTCAGTCTGCATCTCGGTTCCCCCTGGCTGAAGGTGGAAGAGGTGGAGAATCAGGCGGTGGTGACCACGCCTAAGGGAGAGTTCGCTTTTGACTTCCTGATCGTCAGCACCGGGCTGCTTAGCGATCCGGGCCTGCGCCCCGAGCTGCGGCTGGTCGAGAGTCATATCGCGCGCTGGAGCGACTGCTATCAGGCTCCTGCAGAGATCGCTAATCCGCTGCTGGATGCCCATCCATACCTCAGTCCCGGCTTTGCACTCCAGAGCAGGGATGAGGAAGGGAAGAAGCTGCTGCACGGTCTGTTCGTTTTCAATTATTCGGCATTGGCGAGCAACGGTTTGTCCGCCTCAGCCATATCAGGAATCAGGAACGCAATTCCGAAGCTGGTCGGCGGGGTTGCGGATCAGCTGTTTACGGATGACCGTGAGACGATTCTGCACTCTTTTTACAATTATAATGAGATTGAGTTTACCGGCGAATGGCTGCCGGTCGTACCGAGACCTTCTTGA
- a CDS encoding glycosyltransferase, translating into MRIAIVSNKRSGLGGMEAVFRTVMQELGRNQDEVKMFLMGGSLDKDWLQDIDHVEIGDQRTDNALKRRYSFTLPLFRQIRQYKPDVIIGCDPNVVCYCKWMMRIMNRKTPVGSWVHNELSTLWKVQLLKYADFHLSISKGIAEQIQNVVGSGLNNKIFVTHNPVDVEVREVARPEVPTFLYIGRLENRQKRVRDLIEALAKLEGEWKAVIVGDGPNREEVYNLAGSYGINERIEWMGWLKNPWSEIPRASALVLTSNFEGFPLVLLEAMARGIPCLSTDCQHGPAEIIIPESNGWLVSVGDVDGLAANMQHIINHPDQLPDPQFVKESVGKFSIANVVNNIRGIIDRELQLKISS; encoded by the coding sequence ATGAGAATCGCGATTGTCAGTAATAAACGCTCAGGGTTAGGCGGTATGGAGGCTGTCTTTAGAACTGTAATGCAGGAGCTGGGCAGAAATCAGGATGAGGTCAAGATGTTTCTCATGGGCGGCTCGCTGGACAAGGATTGGCTGCAGGATATTGATCATGTGGAGATTGGTGATCAGCGGACGGACAATGCCCTTAAGAGAAGGTACAGCTTCACGCTTCCGCTATTCAGGCAGATTAGGCAGTACAAGCCGGATGTTATCATTGGCTGTGATCCCAATGTAGTGTGTTACTGCAAATGGATGATGCGGATTATGAACCGCAAAACTCCAGTAGGAAGCTGGGTTCATAATGAACTGTCCACGCTCTGGAAGGTCCAATTGCTGAAATACGCCGATTTTCATCTCTCGATCAGCAAGGGGATCGCTGAGCAGATTCAAAATGTAGTAGGCAGCGGGTTGAACAATAAAATCTTCGTAACCCATAATCCTGTTGATGTTGAGGTGCGGGAGGTGGCAAGGCCTGAAGTCCCTACATTTCTCTACATTGGAAGGCTGGAGAACCGGCAGAAAAGAGTGCGCGATTTAATTGAAGCCCTGGCTAAGCTTGAGGGAGAATGGAAAGCAGTTATTGTCGGTGACGGCCCGAACCGGGAGGAGGTCTATAACCTGGCCGGATCCTATGGGATTAATGAGCGGATCGAGTGGATGGGCTGGCTTAAAAATCCCTGGTCGGAAATCCCCCGTGCGTCGGCTCTGGTTCTGACCTCTAACTTCGAAGGCTTCCCGCTGGTTCTGCTGGAAGCAATGGCCAGAGGGATTCCTTGTTTGAGTACAGACTGCCAGCACGGTCCTGCGGAAATCATCATTCCGGAGAGCAACGGCTGGCTGGTCTCCGTGGGGGATGTTGACGGCCTCGCCGCGAATATGCAGCATATTATCAATCATCCGGACCAGCTGCCGGATCCGCAATTTGTTAAAGAGTCAGTGGGCAAATTCAGCATCGCCAATGTGGTCAACAATATCAGAGGTATTATCGACAGGGAATTACAGTTGAAGATCTCCTCATAA
- a CDS encoding alpha/beta fold hydrolase — protein sequence MKSYFVHNAEVALHVLEKGEASVKAPSLLVINGLWEPAERAIPLLAGLPGHVVTFSFRGRGLSSTPELGYDLADHLGDIETVVKHCGLEDYCVLGFSRGAAYALGWSLQNQQHMHGLLLVDQPPVHSSLSEQSVEFWSELKYSGVPILNFIRRSALEGLANEAQEIDFAPQLAQLQLPVTLFIGRNREAVIPSDISEDDLEKYKRSICSLRIIEFLESGHMIPDEEQEKYIREVRKWMEAFFGKDLAGACEMSLKEKLLLIKENGYQAPPDTFELVQEMINNIGTLDAGLRDELIYTTLSHWIPGNSLTPNELEQLLPIVLDNNHLLFKLGETNKDSVFTRSFSMLVIPLLFMKHSESPFLSKEQIHQIKEKVFYSVQEERDYRGYDDEKGWAHAIAHAADALDDLAQCSELDETDLLTLLDLVYEKMTIADRIYSDGEDERMVRPVISVLNRKKLSKTYLEQWIQRFGEVEKSSEFLPAFRQKNNIKNFLKSLYFRVKFYKEDADLCQIIENTLYKVEKVYYSQEI from the coding sequence ATGAAAAGCTATTTTGTGCACAATGCTGAAGTTGCTCTGCATGTTCTTGAGAAGGGTGAGGCCTCCGTGAAAGCCCCGTCGCTTCTGGTGATTAACGGACTGTGGGAGCCTGCGGAACGGGCCATTCCTTTGCTGGCCGGTCTGCCCGGACATGTTGTTACCTTTAGTTTCCGGGGACGGGGGCTAAGCTCAACGCCTGAACTGGGCTATGACCTTGCTGATCATTTGGGGGATATTGAAACGGTTGTTAAGCACTGCGGGCTGGAGGATTATTGTGTGTTGGGCTTCTCCAGAGGGGCTGCCTACGCGCTTGGCTGGAGCCTGCAGAACCAGCAGCATATGCATGGACTCCTCCTGGTGGATCAGCCGCCGGTACATAGCAGCTTGTCTGAGCAATCCGTGGAATTCTGGTCTGAACTGAAATATTCAGGGGTACCTATATTAAATTTCATACGCCGGTCAGCCCTTGAAGGACTAGCGAATGAAGCGCAGGAGATCGATTTCGCACCGCAATTAGCGCAGCTGCAACTCCCCGTAACTCTGTTTATCGGACGCAACCGCGAGGCTGTCATTCCTTCGGATATCTCGGAGGATGACTTAGAGAAGTACAAAAGGTCCATCTGTTCATTGCGGATTATTGAGTTCCTGGAGTCCGGGCATATGATCCCAGATGAGGAGCAGGAGAAGTATATCAGGGAAGTCAGAAAGTGGATGGAGGCCTTCTTCGGAAAAGATCTGGCAGGAGCGTGTGAAATGAGTTTAAAAGAAAAGTTGTTATTAATCAAAGAAAATGGCTACCAAGCACCTCCTGATACATTCGAGTTGGTACAAGAAATGATAAATAACATCGGTACTTTGGATGCAGGGCTTAGGGATGAGCTAATTTATACAACCTTATCACACTGGATTCCAGGTAATTCTCTAACTCCAAACGAACTGGAGCAACTTCTGCCGATTGTATTGGATAACAACCATTTGCTATTTAAGCTTGGTGAAACCAATAAAGACTCTGTCTTCACCCGATCGTTCTCTATGCTAGTCATCCCGCTCCTCTTTATGAAGCATAGTGAATCACCATTTCTCTCCAAAGAGCAAATTCATCAAATAAAAGAAAAAGTATTTTATAGTGTACAAGAAGAGCGGGATTACCGGGGATATGACGATGAAAAAGGCTGGGCTCATGCCATAGCCCATGCAGCAGATGCTTTAGACGATTTGGCTCAATGTTCTGAACTGGATGAAACAGACCTCCTAACCCTTCTCGATTTGGTTTACGAAAAGATGACCATAGCAGACCGAATTTATTCCGATGGGGAAGATGAGAGAATGGTAAGACCCGTAATTAGTGTTTTAAATAGAAAAAAACTTAGTAAGACTTATCTAGAACAATGGATTCAAAGGTTTGGTGAGGTGGAGAAGAGTTCAGAATTTCTTCCTGCCTTTAGGCAAAAAAATAATATAAAGAACTTTTTAAAAAGCTTATACTTTCGGGTTAAATTTTACAAAGAAGATGCTGATCTCTGCCAAATTATCGAGAATACATTGTATAAAGTAGAAAAAGTATACTATTCCCAGGAAATATAA
- a CDS encoding UbiD family decarboxylase — translation MTYRNLEECITDLEKHGHLIRIWEEVDPHLEMAAIHMKVYEAGGPALLFEKVKGSRFRAVSNLFGTIERSKFIFRDTWESSQNVIALRDDPVKALKAPFKYIGTGLAARKALPLKMPGGLPSGFEEIQISDLPQIKHWQGDGGAFVTLPQVYSEDPDKPGIMNSNLGMYRIQLSGNDYEMNKEVGVHYQIHRGIGIHQTHATKRGEPLKVSCFIGGPPAHTLSAVMPLPEGLSEMTFAGLLGGRHFRYSYVDGFCISADADFVITGEIYPGETKPEGPFGDHLGYYSLIHPFPVMKVHKVYAKKGAIFPFTVVGRPPQEDTAFGELIHELTGNAIKNEVPGVKEVHAVDAAGVHPLLFAIGSERYTPYQQLKQPAELLTIANRVLGTGQLSLAKYLFITAEEDRPISTHNIADFLTYILERIDLRRDIHFQTNTTIDTLDYSGTGINSGSKVIFAAVGEQKRSLCTVVPQSLTMLENFGEAKLVLPGIVALQGPAFSTYGEAELEMRRLSAAIEEQGPLTDCPMIILCDDSGFISRDLSNFLWATFTRSNPSHDIYGVNSTVQFKHWSCDNVIIDARVKPHQAPPLIPDPAVQRNIERLFVQGGSLSGIRK, via the coding sequence ATGACATATCGCAATTTGGAAGAGTGCATTACAGACCTGGAGAAGCACGGGCATTTGATCCGGATCTGGGAGGAAGTCGATCCTCACTTAGAGATGGCAGCTATCCATATGAAGGTATATGAAGCAGGCGGGCCTGCATTATTATTTGAAAAGGTTAAAGGCTCAAGGTTCCGGGCGGTGTCGAATCTTTTCGGGACGATCGAGCGGAGCAAGTTTATTTTCCGTGACACATGGGAGTCTTCCCAGAACGTCATTGCCCTGCGCGATGACCCGGTGAAGGCGCTTAAAGCACCGTTTAAATATATCGGTACAGGACTTGCAGCCCGGAAGGCGCTGCCGCTTAAGATGCCCGGCGGACTTCCGTCCGGCTTCGAGGAAATTCAAATCTCCGATCTGCCGCAGATCAAGCACTGGCAGGGGGATGGCGGAGCATTTGTAACACTGCCGCAGGTGTATTCAGAGGACCCGGACAAGCCGGGCATTATGAATTCGAATCTCGGAATGTACCGGATCCAGCTCAGCGGCAATGACTATGAGATGAACAAAGAGGTTGGGGTCCATTACCAGATTCACCGTGGTATAGGAATCCATCAGACCCATGCTACGAAGCGGGGCGAGCCGCTCAAGGTCAGCTGCTTTATCGGCGGTCCTCCGGCTCATACGCTGTCGGCTGTCATGCCGCTCCCGGAAGGCCTAAGTGAGATGACCTTCGCCGGCCTGCTGGGCGGACGCCACTTCCGTTACAGCTACGTCGATGGCTTCTGCATCAGCGCCGATGCCGATTTTGTCATTACGGGTGAGATTTATCCCGGTGAGACGAAGCCGGAAGGCCCGTTTGGCGATCATTTGGGGTACTACAGCCTGATCCATCCATTTCCGGTGATGAAGGTACATAAGGTCTATGCCAAAAAAGGGGCTATCTTCCCCTTCACAGTCGTCGGCCGTCCACCGCAGGAGGATACAGCCTTCGGGGAGCTGATTCATGAGCTGACCGGCAATGCGATCAAGAATGAGGTGCCGGGCGTAAAAGAAGTACATGCCGTCGATGCTGCAGGGGTGCATCCCCTGTTATTCGCAATCGGCAGTGAGCGCTACACTCCGTACCAGCAGCTGAAGCAGCCTGCGGAGCTTCTGACTATCGCCAACCGGGTACTTGGGACAGGCCAGCTTAGTCTGGCCAAATATCTGTTCATCACTGCGGAAGAAGACCGGCCGATTAGCACGCATAACATTGCTGATTTCCTGACTTATATTCTGGAACGGATAGATCTGCGTCGTGATATTCATTTCCAGACCAATACAACGATTGATACACTGGATTATTCGGGAACGGGGATCAACAGCGGAAGCAAGGTGATTTTTGCAGCAGTAGGTGAACAGAAAAGAAGCTTATGCACAGTGGTGCCGCAGTCATTGACGATGCTGGAAAACTTCGGTGAGGCTAAGCTTGTGCTGCCGGGCATCGTTGCGCTGCAAGGCCCGGCGTTTAGTACTTATGGGGAAGCTGAACTGGAAATGCGCCGCTTAAGCGCAGCTATAGAAGAGCAGGGGCCGCTTACAGATTGTCCGATGATCATCCTTTGTGATGACAGCGGCTTTATAAGTAGAGATCTGAGCAATTTCCTGTGGGCAACTTTTACACGCAGCAACCCTTCCCACGATATATATGGCGTGAACAGCACGGTACAGTTTAAGCACTGGTCTTGTGACAATGTCATTATCGATGCCCGCGTGAAGCCGCATCAGGCGCCGCCGTTAATCCCTGATCCGGCAGTGCAGCGCAATATTGAACGGTTATTCGTGCAAGGCGGGAGCCTCAGCGGCATCCGCAAATAG
- a CDS encoding helix-turn-helix transcriptional regulator, with protein sequence MKINRLLGIVVYLLNREVVSARTLAEKFEVSPRTIQRDMESIGLAGIPIGSIQGVNGGYYILDSFKMNRQLLQPEDYNYIVAALRGLISGYNSRRAEETVEKMLSLSPEGSEAVQPLQLDLEVLREGSGTVQYIEIIEEAIRQKCTIQFQYTNARQTVSSRSVEPLLLSYKWYAWYLFAYCRDRRDYRLFRLSRIREIQNTGEAFAQDHGNAARLLAAHQDRRPNITVKLACPADRRVQLEEAFPKARLLDERCTELVMEFTVPEEESGWFATLLLLGGQCTVLEPESLRLRLQSHARMILQKYEGNDDRQLSGLPVYNGDIHTIRRA encoded by the coding sequence ATGAAAATTAACCGGCTGCTCGGGATTGTGGTGTATCTGCTTAACCGGGAGGTAGTCAGCGCCCGTACGCTTGCGGAGAAATTTGAAGTCTCCCCGCGCACCATCCAGCGTGATATGGAATCGATCGGTCTTGCCGGAATCCCCATAGGTTCGATCCAGGGCGTTAATGGGGGGTATTATATTCTGGACAGCTTCAAAATGAACAGGCAGCTGCTCCAGCCGGAGGATTATAATTACATTGTAGCCGCGCTGAGAGGCCTCATCTCCGGATATAACAGCAGACGCGCAGAGGAAACGGTAGAAAAGATGTTGTCCTTATCCCCTGAAGGCAGTGAGGCAGTACAGCCGTTACAGCTGGATTTGGAAGTGCTGCGAGAGGGAAGCGGGACCGTACAGTACATTGAGATCATTGAGGAAGCTATACGCCAAAAATGTACGATTCAGTTTCAATATACGAATGCCCGGCAGACGGTTTCCAGCCGGAGTGTAGAGCCCTTGCTTTTGTCGTATAAATGGTACGCGTGGTATTTGTTCGCATATTGCCGTGACCGGAGGGATTACCGGCTGTTCCGGCTCTCGCGGATCAGGGAGATTCAGAACACCGGTGAAGCTTTTGCACAGGATCACGGGAATGCAGCGCGTTTGCTTGCCGCTCATCAGGATCGTCGGCCCAATATCACAGTTAAGCTTGCTTGTCCGGCAGATCGGAGAGTACAGCTGGAGGAGGCTTTTCCAAAAGCAAGGCTGCTGGATGAAAGGTGCACTGAACTGGTGATGGAATTTACGGTTCCTGAAGAAGAGAGCGGCTGGTTTGCTACCCTGCTGCTGCTCGGAGGCCAATGTACTGTACTTGAACCGGAATCGCTGCGGCTGAGGCTGCAAAGCCATGCCCGGATGATTTTACAGAAGTATGAAGGTAATGACGACAGACAGTTGTCCGGATTGCCCGTTTATAATGGAGATATCCACACTATAAGGAGGGCTTGA